The proteins below come from a single Solea senegalensis isolate Sse05_10M linkage group LG2, IFAPA_SoseM_1, whole genome shotgun sequence genomic window:
- the LOC122785863 gene encoding uncharacterized protein K02A2.6-like, protein MLSVWQCNVQAASRCKTNQHVPHFTSGNGLHLHGNVFMWPLMGTNFLVVVDACSKWPEVFTMNPTTASQTITVLRDLFARTGVPEQLVSDNGPQFTSEDFHTFLKNNGIRHITSAPWHPATNGQAERNATLATTNQTPAMLFLGRHLRSRLDLLPPNKRRTVQGRQIRQAQRASDGKLQHFAIGQWY, encoded by the exons ATGTTGAGCGTATGGCAATGCAATGTTCAGGCTGCCAGCAGGTGCAAAACGAATCAGCACGTTCCCCACTTCACCAGTGGGAATGGCCTGCATCTCCATGGCAACGTATTCATGTGGCCTCTCATGGGCACAAACTTCTTAGTAGTAGTGGATGCATGTTCCAAATGGCCAGAGGTCTTCACCATGAACCCCACCACAGCAAGCCAAACAATCACAGTGCTCAGAGATCTCTTTGCCAGAACTGGAGTTCCAGAGCAACTAGTCAGTGATAATGGTCCCCAATTCACGAGTGAGGACTTCCACACATTTCTGAAGAACAATGGAATCCGTCATATCACCTCAGCCCCCTGGCATCCAGCAACCAATGGCCAGGCTGAAAG AAATGCTACACTTGCCACCACCAACCAGACACCAGCTATGCTTTTCCTAGGACGACATCTTCGCTCCCGATTGGACCTTCTCCCGCCAAACAAGAGACGCACTGTCCAAGGCAGGCAAATCCGACAGGCTCAGAGAGCCAGTGATGGGAAACTGCAACACTTTGCCATTGGACAGTGGTATTAA